The nucleotide sequence ACTTACAGGTCTCCATGATGGCAGTGGACGAGATGTACGGGGACCTGCCACTCCTGgagaaggatcggtattgggatgcCTCAAACCCTCGAGCCCCATACACAGCAGCCACTGTTTTCCAGTTGCAACAGCCATCGTTCCAGGGTTCTACTTTTGACATAACGTAAGCCATTTTTTTCAtttgggggcagagaaagggaaaatAATGGTCCTGGTTTTTGTAAATGGGGAGAGAAGGGATTAAATCAGTGGGAATTATTTTCAGTCTGTGACATTGGAGCTAGCTTTTCTCTTTTTagtctttcctccctccccttcaggGTAGAGCCAGGGCTCTTCTCCCAATGCACATGGAGTCCGTACTGATTAGACTCAGACCCTCATTTACCACACCATGGAAATGCCCCCCATTCCATAGCAGTAAGTCCCAGTGTGGTGTATGAAGGCaataggaaagactcctgtcttgCAAGCAAGCTCTTTTTCAACTTGTGGTGGTTCAGCTGCTCCCTTTAACATCCTTTCCTTGATTTCCAGCCTAGCCAAGGAAGACATGCAGTTCCAACCCCTTGAGGATATTGCAGAGGGCCTGGAACACACCCGCTATGTACCTGCACACCTCCTAAACCGCCTGCTTTCCGCTGCCCCGGCCCCCAGTGGCTTTGGACGTCGACTGTCTCTGCTGAGGCgcaagaatagctgtgtttctgAAGCATCCACCACCTACAGCTGCCTCTGTCAGGATACGCAGACCACGGACTGCACGTGTGGGCCTCCTGGGCCGTCTCTCCCCATCAGTAGTGTTCACTTCAGCTCTGAGGGGGAGGGAGATCCTGCCCCTGATGTCCCTGGCCAAGTAACAAATACACACAATGACCTCTCTGAGGCCCACGCTGCTGATGAGCCAAGTGATGCAGCGAGTCAGAGCTTGCTAGGCCATGAGGGTGAGGTGACTAACCCTCAGGATACGGTGCCCCTTGTAGACATGTCTGTTCCTGCAACAGCTAGTGACTTGTCTCAGCCTCTCCTAGACCATGGTCATTCAGATGGTCTCCTCTTTCATAGCTCAAAGGAGACCCCCAGCAAGGGCCTTCCATCAGCCAATTACCCCCACTGGCTACAGAGCCCCATTGAAGAGGAAAATGTGGCATGAGCTAGTACTTCTGCCTCCACAGGTTTGAGTAGAGCTATTTCAATGGGTGCCTCACCACCATACTGCTTGATGTCAGGCCTGAAGACAGGGAATCAGCAGAGACTGATAGAATAGACCTTGCAGCTGGGGATACAGGGAAACTTTAACTGGTGACCCTTGCTGGACACCTGGTTTTTACTGACACATTGTAATGTGGAGCCACTTCATCAAGAGTCAGGTGAAATACTGATAGTAAGTCCTCTATTTCCCCATATTATCTTTCACTTGTTCTTGACTTGCATCCACAGACCCACATTGTGAACATGAAGAGGCAGCCAGACACTGAGCTGTTCCTGCCAGTATTCTTTGATCCTAGATCCAGTCGTGGCTGGTTACTGCATCTCATTCTTTCCTCTCCTAGTCATCTGATGATGAAGGGGACGGGGACAGGCAACTACTTTAGAGCTTTCTTCCCAAATCCTTCTATGTGGCTCTAACTTGTTTCAAAATTATGGTTTCATAGTATTTTATTAAATGGTATTTTCTATAAAATAATGTTTTGAGTGATGTTTGATTCTAAGAAGCCCACAAGTAAGGGATATACAAGAATCCTCTCCTGCTGTTGGCAGCACCCACCCACCAACCACAGGGATACTGTGCATACTGACACGGAAGAGAGCCACATTGGTTAAGAGAAATCTTCAATAACTACTGCTAGGCCATCTTccccatgaacttgtctaatcattcttgtggcagtgaattccataaattgtATGTTACAGGAATAACTCTTTTTTCCTGTCTAGTCTCCAACTATTGCTGTTCTGCTTCATTAGGTGATCCTCAGTTTTTAGTAttagggaagagggagggaaaagtTCTCTAGCCACTTTCACCTCATCATGCATGTTTTTCTTCTACAAAAGAGGTGCTTTCTCACTGAAGTTTCTCAGGTGTTCCTCTTCCTCCATTTAGCTTCTCTCTTCttctagagcagagatggggaacattctctcccatccctccttGGCGgtatctgctaaattggacttagtactggattctgactgaatctgacagtccGCTGTTTTTTGgggctggcactgatttcttgcggtggcCCCCTGATtgtatgtaattatcttcataattacaatcaccattatccattaacttccatggatttacataagcatttgtttacaattatgtaattttttccaCCACCCAAAAACCAACagcagatcaaattggcaagtgcaaaagcaagcaggaacaaaaaaatggcagatcaGGATTGAACAACGGACTATTGGAATATaagcggatcggaactaggcagtgaaccccatccctacactctagatgttgttgctccaactcccagcagcttcagCTACCATGGTCGCCGCTCAGGGAAAATGGGAGTTCTATATTCCAGTGACACGTTCCCTATCTCTGCTGTAGAATATCGTAATGGCAGGGACTGGAA is from Rhineura floridana isolate rRhiFlo1 chromosome 3, rRhiFlo1.hap2, whole genome shotgun sequence and encodes:
- the BEST2 gene encoding bestrophin-2 isoform X3, whose amino-acid sequence is MPMPDRLMCAISGNVHGPDEKGRLYRRTLMRYCSLSAVLILRSVSIAVFKRFPTIDHVVEAGFMTREERKKYENLNTSYNRYWVPCVWFTNLAAEARKEGRIRDNGALKLLMEELNVFRGNCSMLYHYDWISVPLVYTQVVTIAVYSFFVSCLIGRQFLDPTQGYKGHDLDLWVPVFTLLQFFFYVGWLKVAEQLINPFGEDDDDFETNLLIDRNFQVSMMAVDEMYGDLPLLEKDRYWDASNPRAPYTAATVFQLQQPSFQGSTFDITLAKEDMQFQPLEDIAEGLEHTRYVPAHLLNRLLSAAPAPSGFGRRLSLLRRKNSCVSEASTTYSCLCQDTQTTDCTCGPPGPSLPISSVHFSSEGEGDPAPDVPGQVTNTHNDLSEAHAADEPSDAASQSLLGHEGEVTNPQDTVPLVDMSVPATASDLSQPLLDHGHSDGLLFHSSKETPSKGLPSANYPHWLQSPIEEENVA